The sequence caaGAGGAgctatctctgcatctgggagggaaaggtagggacggacacTTGAGATGTTTCGTAGGTGGTAGAAgaaggatttgactacagaggagatttgggcatcaaaggggaggttactatccagaagtacaccaaggcttcgtacagtagGGGAAGGCAGTAGCAGAGTTTCCAAGGTTCTaggaagcaatattgagattcttttttttattattattatttttttttaatttagtcgttgccaatcagttttttttattattttctccccaatttgaaatgcccaattatttttaggctcagctcactgctaccacccctgcgctgactcgggaggggcaaagatgaacacacgctgtccttcgaagcgtgtgcggtcagccgcccgcttctttacactctgcacactcaccgtgcagccgcctcagagctacagcgtcggaggacaacgcagctctgggcagcttacaggcaagcccgcaggcgcctggccagactacaggggtcgctggtgcacggcgagccaaggacaccctggccgacctaaccctccctcccaccggacgacgctcagccaattgagcactgccccctcggagctcccgtccacggtcggctgtggaatagcctggactcaaaccggcgacgtccaggctatagagcgcatcctgcactctagcgagtgcttttactggatgcgccactcgggagccccaagattcttgagttgagttttcgatcctactagaagaagttcagatctgttagtgttgagctgaagaaaattgtcaGACATCTAGGCcttgatgtcttggatgcaagctgagagcagaaccatggcagagggacatccagggtcaagttttaggtagagctggttGTCATCGGCAtaggatgaggtgacccaagggaagcatgtagatgttaaagagaagaggcccaagaccAGACCCTTGAGGGATACCGCAATTGACCgggtttgcgtcagcactgctCCCCAAAAAGTTAGTATTGCTGGGGCACATGCACCGTTGCCTCCGCTAACTTGGAGCTTATGCACGTGTGCCAGTGGGCTTGTGTATGTATGTGAGAATGCatgaaaatgtttactttgtgATATAAATGAGCTTAAGCAAGCAATTTCCAATGGGATTGCTGTGGTGAGTGCTAGGATATTGCAGATCCTTATTAATTAATGCAGGACACAAAATGGTGGTAATTTTCAATGGTTAAAGTTATGTGATTTGCATTGCTTTCAGTTTTACTTAAATGTTGACCTTATTGCACGACCCTGTGGTGATCAGTGAGTTTGTTCGCTTCATGTACCCTTCATgtacagaaagacaatgattcttggtggtaaatctccctcctgacctgtgagggtgctaagtaacgtgaaccgagtaccctggactgtttggcctgacacttcatttctagggttaaaaggaagtcggtcatttagaaagggggcggagcttcagtgcattaactcatcgaccctgAAGGGAAAAGATGTGGCAGCCgctgattggaggagcggctgcaatcgtttaccgaggggtcatgtgtgacagtaTAAGTAGGGGATGAAGTGACGTAATCTGTCCCTTCTCCTTCGTTTTtgttagagaacaacctggaatgacctgtgttttgtgtggagaaaatcataagtgttttgtttgtttattgtcgtgtcggaataatactgtttgtgattatttagacggctaaacacgatccaAGATCTGTCGCtgaaggccagcacaaacctggacaacacccCGCTGCCTCCAGCGCAGGAGgaggactacctgctgctcccagcaCCACTaccagggggagaagtggagctcccgctgccaccgggggctcccctcccggtgtcacctcccgagggtccgctgctgctgtcgcctcccgagggtccgcaccTGCCATCGACTCCCGAGGGTCTGCACCTGCCGTCACCTTCCAAGGGACCGCTCCGGCCCGGTCTTGAACCGCCTAGGGCTGCAcagcctgcaccgcctggggctgcaCAGCCTGCAACTGCCTGGGGCtgcaccacccggggatgcctgcacatcaCCGCCCAAGAAAGCCACGCCCGATCCTCTAAGGGGGATCTGCTCTGCATTGCCTAGGGTTGCCTGCTggtctgcttcgcctggggttgccgtCTGTTCTGCTTTGCCTGTGGTCgccggctctgctttgcctggggtcgcctgctcgctGTCGCCTGGCGTTGCTGGTTCTTCATTACCTGGATGTGATGGGCCTGGTGGAGCCAACCTGAAAGACTTTAAATGCTCTGCTGCCAGCCGGGAAATTGACAGCCTTTCCGCGGTTGGCTAGAGAGCCGCTGGTTCCGAAGaaggtggggggggtgggggggggggtcaggagaccaccttcccCAGCAGCAGTCCTGCTACTGGGATTGCATTGGCTGGATGAGCCAGCCAGTGCACGGTCAGCCTGGCCAGTGTTGGTGTTTGGATGGGAGGacgacctcccaccatggccgccactCATGGACatattgctgcccctgttcctgggccgggactatgactgggactttgggactaaggaGGGGGGGTTGGCCGTTGGGGCCAGGTgcgctgtgcacaaggggggggagaTACTGTATGTTGCAGGGCGGAGGAAAagtcctgctgtttaaatgtatttatgtttattttaaaacacaatgtattatgatttaaaagtaatAGATTATTGTTGGATTAGTATGATTTAACAACCCCCTtaatactctgtgcagcttcggaacccggtgttccgggcggttttgtctatacagctgtttattgcacggaatgggcagttaaacgtcggttcggtgggttttttcaatagtgttgtgttgtcctcacttagttgtattgtgtgtataattttccTTGTACAAatcattgtttacaaatgtatataaaaaaagaatactttcGTTTTATACTTGGGGGTGTGCAATACAATGGGAATTTTGTTCTAAAGTAAAACTTGTTACTTAATACCTGCTGACATACAACCTTTTAACAGTACGTTGCTGTAATGCTGTCATTTAGTTATGTCGTTGCTATCAGGTTGTGTATTAGCAGCTTCATCATGGTTGCATCTCAAGTATTTGAAGATGctagtgatcttacataataaacgccGGGTCTCAAATAGTCGTGGTCTCCAATATGCGCTGCCGGGGGCTActggtaaatattgtaaataaacactgggGTGTTTAAAAGAAGTTTTATGACATTCGTATGTTTTACAAGCATATTTTAATTCCAAAAAATAGTAGCTTGAAGTACACTATTAGTATAACTAAATTGTAGGTTGAATTTACTTaagtataaaataatacaacaaacaaaaagtaaaccatataaattataaaatactaTTAGTATTGTGACATTTTTGCTGCTGTGGGTGTACCCAGAAATTACGGGATTGCAACAGGCTTTGGATCAATCAAGCTCTTTATTCTTCCACTCAGTAACTGCAATGCATAATACAGATGAGGAACCAACATAGTAGAGAGACACGAACATGTCAATATCAAACTGATTTAAaacaaggattattattattaaaaacaatgcattatgggaagctgtattacagtacatgggAAATGTATGAGATGGGATTTTCAAATACAGTGGTTAGTAATGTGGACATCCTGAAGTTAATACATTTGAAAGGTGTTTGAATGAGCCCCCTTATTAGACAGACtggtcaatacaatacaatacaatacaatacaatacaatacaatagcaaCAGCAAACATGACTGCTGCGTAAATAGGAAACAAAGgcatattttatttgattttaaaaaacatcATTCACATTTCATTTATGATGTTATGAAAACTAAGACTCATGTTCCCCTGTGATTTACATTCTTCATTTTCCCCAGTCTTTTACATTATTGCAGAGTATCTGCAAGCTGTAAGTTTCAGCTGTTATTAATAAGGAACCGGTTAAAGGAACTTCCAAAATCTAATGCAAAGGTTATTGCTGATTAATTCAAAGATCATTAATTGACGTTAGAACTAGATTAAAACGAGAGTACTCAATTgagtatttaatatattttttaaaataaaattatagatTAAACAGTAGATCAAATGCTGAATAATTCAAAGCTGCTTATTGACAGTTTTTCTCTGTTTATGCAAAGCTGACAGCAGGAGTGCCCTATAACCTGGTTAGGATACGGGCTATGCCCCTGCTGCCTGTCTTCATCACTCCCAAGTCAGTGTAGGGGTTGAATAATAAGAAGTGCCAATTCCAAATTAGGTATAAAAATTGTGAAAAAATTGCTGattctaaatttatttaaaaaatagatttaacaaaGAATATACAAGTAAGTAAGAGTTTAATAAAATTTTCAGAAATACAAAAAGTAACTCTCTGATAGCTGTTTGGGTGTTACTTTTTGTATCTGGGACCACAGcctcctgctgctccctcctgctCTCTACAAACAAAGGAATTGGCTTCTCTTATACACAaagtggccattctccaattggAAATCAATTAAAGTTGTGAATGGGCTCAGTGTGCTTCAGGTGTGACAGCTGATACTCTACATTCTCTCTTGAAAGGGTTTTGCAGCCATCAGCATTTGACCAAACGCCTCCAACAGCAGAGttccttttatttggttaatttTCGTCTCCTGGAAGTAGTTTGAAACCACAAGAACATTGCTCGTTGAAATTCTCATCTTCTTTGCTACGTTTTCAATCTGAAAGAGAATGAATAAAGTATTAGTTTAGAAAGAACAGCACACTTCAATGCCTGCTGCATGTGTCGTGTGAAACATGTTGTACTTGATGTCCTCCCAAAATACTCCACAgcgattttcagttttattttacagcttttcttTCTCTAtatttaccactttgccacataactTCATACAGTTCTTTCCTGTATCTAGAAGAGCCCTGGATTTTATTAGCGTATGTTACAATACATGTTGATATTGTTTTAACTcaccttttgttttatatctCTTCTCCTGTACAGATTTTTCAAATCCTCAGTCTTCTCGACAAGTTTATCAACGAATGTAACAAGCAGCTGGCATGGTACTTCTGAAAAGTGATACATTAGAAGTGTTGTGTTATATAGCATCTAATGTGATGGTGgacagaaaaaaaatcatgtttcagGTCAATCATCTCATTTAACAGACTTGATTAACACTAATCAAGAAAAATGCTAATCAGGATCATTGAAAACAGacgtattttttatttatttattttttttaatttagagtgcccaattattttacccccagtTTGGAATCTCCAACTCTCATCGTTTCTCATCCCTGAACAGCgatctccacacagcacagcagatcTGAAGTCTCAGTGGGTATCCTcctatcccacaaccaagccaacttCCTTTTTACACCCAGCAAACCGAGAGCGGATATCAGTGAggtaccgacctctggaggacaaaggccagccctgcaggtctcCACCCAGGCTTACCAGCTGTCTGGCCTGTAGAGTTCACCATAGCTTGATGAGGAGACAGTCCCTGACGGCTTTTCCCTCCCTAACCCGCTGGGAGCGTCGGAGCCAATGCAACGCCCCCTTGGAGTCCCCAGCGCAGACCGTCTAACTGCGCACAGGCAGGACTCGAAGCTGCTCTGTAGGACTCATCCTGCACGCCGCGCGGTACTGCTTTTgccagatgagccactcggggactctCCACCAGACCTATTTTTAAGCAGTAATGTTCAACGCAGCAGTCATTACCAGCTAGATAATCTACCACAGTGAGCTGAAGGAAGGAGCACTTaaccaaacacaaaatacaaattgcACATAACAGTCTGAAGCTGCTTACCTGGTGGTGGCGACAGGGATATATGATatatacgagagagagagagcaagagaaggaggaaaagaaacaaaacaaaataaaaaaaaaacaatatctatatatatatatatatatatatatatatatatatgagtatataaagtatataaatatatacacacacataaattAACACACATAATCCTATTGTAATTATATATTACCAATATCTGTGAGCATTCCAATTAATTGTTCATAAAACTGAATCAAGGCTGGGTCCAGATTGTCAGCGCTATGAATTGATATAACCAACACAACACAGTGGATTTTGTCTCCTTCCATTGAGCTTTTTGTTTTCAGAATATCgtcaaactaaaaaataaaaacaaaaataagttttagaaaacagttaccaTTTCTCAAAAGACACTTCAAATATTACCAAGAGAAGTCCCTTTTTCTGAGATGattgcaattttctttttaatgcctCCAGTTAGTCATCTATATGCACTGAGAAGCAGAGCAGCTATTCAGAGACTGAGGTCTATTAAAATGACCTGCTGGATATCCAATGAatttgataatgatgatgattaataataaatagCATGTTTGTGATTTATGATTTTTACTTAGAGGGAATGTTTAAACTGACATATTATGATTAATTGTTGTGGTTTTAACTCACACAGTACTAGTACAATTGAAATAAGCTAAGTTTTCTTTCAGAGTAATAATGGGgagaattacccccccccccaaaaaaaaaaagcacgatgcatagatgtgtgtgtgtgtgtgtgtgtgtgtgtgtgtgtgtgtgtgtgtgtgtgtgtgtgtaaagatcAAGCCCGACATGCTACACCTgacattaaaaaattaaaaagctaaGGCTGTTTCAAAGTTGTATCTACTTCTGACATGAATTAGAATTTTAAAAGGAGCTGAAAGCTTTAGTTGTAAATGcatggtgtgtttgtttttttgtatgccACTGTAAATGATGGAAGAGAGAACTGTATTCACTTGCATTGCATCATACTGTGTAAAAATAGTATTCAATGATGTTACAGCTGCTGAGCCACTCAAAGGATACAATGCGCTTTCAAAATGCTTTCTACAAGTCTTTTACACATCATTGCATTAACATTACTTACATAcctttgtaccttcagccacttCACCATCTAcgatcttctttaatattagcgtGGTATTTACTGTTTTCTCCAATTCAAATCCTGCTGTATCAAAGATTTTGATCTTGTCTTTGAATGTGTGGCTTCTTAGCTGCAAAGAAATTATACAATGATCATATTTATTATGTGTATGCATTGGTGTTATGTGTAACATGCTATAGGTATAGGAACATTAACACTCAAACCCAGAAAACCCAATTAACATAAAGTGCTACAAAACTTGCTTGACTGCGCCACCCCCAGGTTAAATATAGAGCAGAAGGAACTCAATCTGGTCTTTTAACAAGAAGTACTTAACCACATTCTGACAACTGCAAACAACAagtaacaaaataatgcatttagcataaacagttaattttttttctttttttaaaaaaagcacataaATGGTGGATTTTGAGTTACAAACTTttgagttacaaaaaaaaaatcagaacacatgcAAAATTGTTATACAGGCTCGTAGACAAAAATGAAAGTAGTGGGCTAGAGACACGTCAGGCACAGATCTCCTATCACCAAAGCAGGGGCGGATccagactgtcatgaaggggggatacctgatacgaaacataccgttaaagtaaacaatatattGATATTTTTAATGAAA is a genomic window of Acipenser ruthenus chromosome 34, fAciRut3.2 maternal haplotype, whole genome shotgun sequence containing:
- the LOC131705082 gene encoding uncharacterized protein LOC131705082, coding for MGSGKSSFLNSVLSELKREELNDRVQNLQVVRPGAQTSVTQRLRSHTFKDKIKIFDTAGFELEKTVNTTLILKKIVDGEVAEGTKFDDILKTKSSMEGDKIHCVVLVISIHSADNLDPALIQFYEQLIGMLTDIEVPCQLLVTFVDKLVEKTEDLKNLYRRRDIKQKIENVAKKMRISTSNVLVVSNYFQETKINQIKGTLLLEAFGQMLMAAKPFQERM